The Cannabis sativa cultivar Pink pepper isolate KNU-18-1 chromosome 8, ASM2916894v1, whole genome shotgun sequence genomic interval TGAGAGGATATCATAGTTGTACCAAAAGCCTGCCCGAGACCTTGCCTACTTAGGCATTCACCACTATATTGAACTTcccaaaaataaagaaaatttcgcagtcataatctttaactaactccaaccattgcctctgcctcatattcaaatcattttgagtaaagaaatattaagATTCTTGTGGTTAGTATAGATTTCATACTTTTCTTTGTAGAGATAATGTTACCAATTTAGGTCATGAGTTGGATAATGTTGCTCATATTTATACAACTAACAAGAAGCATAAGCAACATgttaggttttgtgccctaaataaaactcattttaaaataatcagatttactaattaataaaatatcagaAATTGCTATTATgtagcatggttcacatgatttatttcatgatcatattttatgtataaattctattaggtccagaacatataaatatgtatggatatttgttcatgattatagtgtcgtcagtacagtagaatataatcatgattatatgttcaaaaatttaattcccatgatttgtcactTCATTGGATTTAGATGGGCATGATAATCGacaataaggtatacttacaccttggataagtgttatgtcctttttagggtattggcaaagtttactagtatcagatgtatggagtatacattggaagagaccgatattgatcttagataagatattataaacttaccgttatatctttctaactCAATATCagtggttgatcttaggtctatggatcttaatcctgatatggttaagttcaacttagttgtattatttatgttcttataggtgttcgtggaagctaacttatggttctggcagatatttacatcttgggaacatggtagttcaattgagtgggaacgctgatcatagatatggaatctatagcttccataagtatttagaagtaaaacgataatttcctttgagcttggcttgatagagataaatgattaagatctcatttcagtaattatattagtttactgaaaatATCCACTGTTACTGGGCATAAAAATaggaaaaacataaaatttatatgtatcaTAATCACTACATTTGGAATTCAAATATATCTCCATAATTgtataactaataattaaaagtctaattatgaaattaagctctaattatctgctaattctcCTATTAAAACTAAGCGGTCATTACACAAGATTAGTCTGTGGAAGACCATATACCCACAATCTCATATCGTATCCAATATCATAGAATCAGGTATGTCTTCCATCTTATTGATTTATAGAGTAATCTTGATAATCTGACATGAGTCTAAGATTCATGTGTATTTGTAGACCTAATTTCTTATAAGCTCTCCCACAAAGAATACCACGCCACATATAGCTAGGAGTATACCTAAGAGTAGCATTCATAAAAGCCATTTGATTGTAATATTTTGCTCTGAAAAGCAAGGCAAGAAGAGAGTCGGAAATCATGAGAATGCACCAAGCTTGTGCTGTCAATAATGCTTTATTATGATACTCAAAGTTACGAAATTTAATTCCCCTTAAACTTTTGGAAAATACAATTTATGCCAAGCTAGGTAAtgcattttctattttttacatAGTCACTCCCATAATAATGTGTCATCATGGATTCTAGATCATCAAAAATATTCTTTAGAATTTCAACATATCAAGTAACATTATAAATTACtataaaatcttttattttattgtatttaaaaTTACAGTATAATATACTAATAACaacaatttaataaaacaattttaatatattaatatataaatttacaaaattaccAAATAGTatctttaatataaaaaaaattaattacatcatgaaaattattatatttagaataattagcttttttagtccctgtacttatgacactatactatgatgccccttaatttataagtgtagttaaaaatacccctaaaatatatcagttggaatagtataatccttctatctaattctgttaaaattgactaaagttgactgttaaattaataatgtgggattatacatagatagtagttgaaaaattatataccattaggaaaataaattacaagtcataaaaattacaatcacaggaaaaaaaaaatgaaaaataacatctcaaaaaatagaatatcattaccttaattttccaaaaatcccctgttctttctagtgatatccatctcttcaaatactgtagaatcctaattttacacatttttctaatttgaacggctaaaaaacgattggaattattttaataaaattacttttattaaatttttttaaaaggttatgaaattattttttaatcatctttcattgtcagttattatgccacctcatagtcaattttccctctaaaaagagatgaaattactactctatcctttgttataatactacatcatcaatacaaactgtatttttaaacaaaataaacagaaggactaaatgtatgcatataaaattatacaaggactatttgtaacaagctgaatagattaaggggcataatagtatagtgtcataagtacagggggtaaaaaagataattattcttatatttatactaattttaCTCATATGCTATATAGTAAGTGCTTGTACTTTATTAATGGCAGGAAGTGATAGATCAGCTCCTACAGTACACTAACCAATACTTGTAAATAGTGGCGGTATTAAAATAGAAACATATTTTGATACTAGTGGTACACATAGTAATTGAATAATTCGCTATTCAAACAATATTAAAATACCAACAGTATtttgataaatatttatattacgTACTAGTTGGTTaaatcatttataattttattaagtttGTAATgtacaattaaaattaaaagataattaaaattaaagaagaattaatttaattaaaataaaaatttatttgaaaattaaaattaagattaaagGAGATTAATTtagttcaaattcaaattaagaaATCGTTGCACAATTATcagtttcttcatcttcaaatatttttataaattatttttaaaatatactcTTCAAATATACGATTTGTATacgattttttaatttaaaaaaagattgtttgattttttgagtttaatttttgaaatttgaatgaagcctgtaaaaaaatttcaaaaattgggaatatacgatttgttagagagatatgtggctaagatgatttttttttttaattttaaaaaagattgtttaattttttggtttaattaacCGTctattaagttaagactaaatAAAAAAAGGAATCGTTAAAAAAAATCGTTAAACTAACAATTACCGTTAAATAAgcactttttatatataaagatataattgataaatctcctatatttatttttttactaaataataattaattaattttcactaatttcttatttaattctagattaaataaatattattttctactaaaataatatatttttctcttataatattatttaaccaaCAATATTATACTTaactaatatattattttatgtgaATAAAACTAAATAACTTAAAtgactttaattaattatttaattcttaattaattattgaaattaagtaTTTCTCAAAATAATCAATCCTATATTAAACATTCCTGTACAATTGGTATATAGGTGATCTAGCTAGGGACTGTGAACATATAATTCGAAGctataaaaataactaaattattAATGATctcataaataaaatagtctagtttattaatttcattattactccactatatatatagaattGTATTATTTGATAATATAGAATATTATTTACAAAATTCTTTCTAGTAGTCCatgatataattaatataaatagttCGTCCTCCAatttattatttcataattagattggtcaaaattattattttacccttctaattatttcttgaattcctTAGATACCATTAATTCAATGTAATTAGTTAATCTATAAATCCAATTATAGATTTGGGCCCAACTGTAATCACTCCCAAAACTAACATTTTAAGGGAACTAATATTTGATCCTTTCAAAAAATTTGGATTCTACTTATAGTATAACATGTTTTGATCCATCCGTGTTATTAAGTTTCCAATACAAAAGTTGTAAGAGTCATCTCTTGAAAAACTTTAACGAGTAAATCAAAGAACCTAATGAACACAAACATGAGTTCATGAATAGTCAAGATTTAGATTGATCTACTAATGcttattattttgatataacTAACTCTTTTATGATAAACAGCACGttgataaaatatattaatttatataggTCCAATTATGTATAAACAAATGATACACAATACATTTACTAAATGTCTATCCACATATGTGTTCTGAATCAAAGTCACATGTCACTAATATATAGTGCTTAGTAAATTGTACTTGGTAATTTCATGTAAAAAATTCCATACTTTATTATACTACTAacttattttattcatataatatGATCTAAGACTACTTGGAAGGAGCGGGGATAAGATGTGTACCACCTAATCCTTCTTTTGTCAACAAGAAAGATAAGAGCATGTTCACTACTACAATATgggcctttagcttccctttttttaacccattttataaaaagggaagctaaagggtgtgagaACACCCACCAgattcgaaattgacatttagaggcggttttttggtaaaaaccgtaggtatatatattagtaaaccCTATCCCGTCGGTTGGAAATTGGGATTTTTTAAGGGTTGTGGGAGATTTATGCGTCGGGTCCTCGCaaagaaccgacggcataggtgcACACTTTATTGACACGTGTGCACCTATGCCGTCTTCTttgctaggaaccgacggcatagggtcttGCAGAGTATAACCTCTGCatcgtcttcttcttcctcacttCTTCTTCTCCAGCATATACCCAGCCACTTCTACAGCAGAGAAAACCCACGaaaaccctcgccaaccaccTCTAAAAACCCACATATCTCACTCATTTCTTCACCATTTCACCTCATTTTTGTCTTAAAAGTTTCTATTTTCAATATCTAATCCCATACACTAAAAAAGTTTTGTTTTTTCACCCATTTACACTGTACCCGaacctattttaaaaaaaagtggtGGTTTAACTCCGACCACCGCTTTTAGCGGAGAAATCGTTCAATCTCAACGttcattaaggtataaatatgatttctgttcattttattaatgtacattggtattatttcatttttgtaaattttttttaggattttttcattttattgatattatattgtgtgtgcTATAGGTGGCCGGATTTTTGGTCGCAATTTGTCGCCGGATtgcgtttataaggtaaatatttatttacttgatatataatatatatgtgtatattttgtattttattattgaatatgtgtttatatatatgttgtgtgtatatatattgtgtatatactatttgtgtattttgtgtatttgtattgtatatatatttgttgtgaatgagaatgagaggtagtaggaatttaattagtttagagttaaagtttttaaaataatggtagtgTGATATTTAGTTgattatacatgtatatatatgtatatgttatttttaaaaaaaattatggaaattagtaactagtaacttgctactttgtttaataactagtaagtaatttaataattaaaattttaatttggttgTATATTGCATTATGTTATAGGTTGTGTGCTAATATTTGAGAGTCGATCGACATATTTCGGTGTTGATCGGATTTGCAATAGGTATATCCATCCGCTAACCTtttgttagtataattaattatcaatgtatgcttagttgagtttgaatatcttaaatattcatccgtagtgaagtaggttctgcgaatacatgtactgcggtcggattggtggataaattttgtattgtttatgttagtttctttgttaccgtattgttatatttgttctgtttgttactttaggcacttttaaaaattttgggaacgtccaattacagccgttatgctgccaaaatttcggtagaatttggatcaaatttcggtagaatttagtGTTATTAGTAGCATGATATTcaattttgtttgttaatggtgtagatatGGCCAACTCGAGTTCGGGATCTGATTCAGACCCAGAGGCAGAGTGTCCAACcacaatacctacacgagggccgacgcaaatgaatgaaatatccaaactaatggatcagggcaaaagagtggccctcgaagttaatgataaaggtcaatactgtggaaaaagctacgcgaagctcgtatccactctgggagtcagatgtcggcagacaatagggttggcttataaaaattggaaagaagtcaaccgtactcgaaaaatcaagtttggaaagacattcaggtaaagctattatttgttagaattttgatttgtttttctattactccaaatgttgactctaaccgtgtttgttttccttcaaaatagaggggttcattgtgccggacaccttcaaacatgattgtctcatcctagccgggaagttaatgaaagacttcaagaataggatgacaaaagacatcataatgccgcgcgttgaaagagaatgatGCGGGACGACCGGCACAAGTCCCCGAAAAGCACCGGAGATCGACGCCGCCGATTGGTGCAAAGTTGTTGAAAGTAgactaactcctgaatttccggtacgctaattatattaacactaagataaactcttaaatacaagtacatgtatctaatgtatttttttggcattgtaggaattgagtaaggtgcaacgtgaacgttcctcaaaaattcaatccagacatcgaagtggtcggagtgggatggtgaacgtacgggaagctgtggtaagtaatactaaaaatttaatgtgctataatgtgctatacaatttaattggtactcatttcattgttataacgttatgtagaaaaaggacctcgaagttgcagatcctccccgccaccgtgtttggattaaatctcgcaccaagagtagaaaacttgtcactgattacgacaaggaaattgccgagaagatagtaagtatatattaattcatatactaattgcttgaatatataattcaattagagttagtgtatataattcatatactaattgcttgaatatatgcgtgcattaggctcaattagaggagaagcttagtcagggacaaattcaggtccagggccaaaacgatatcctcacgcaggcgctcgggacaccagagcatcctggacgtgtcGTGGCCGCcgggtatgctattacttcaaatgttatttatttagttacacaaatgaaatcgttgctaatttgcattttatgatttgtaggttcccGACCGTGGCATCTCAACCGTTCTacaggaagaaaagggaagtgtccgatgttgtggctcggcaagcgaaggagattgaacaattaaaagccgaagtccaatcccttaagcagcagaggaacgccgccgaacaagaggaagaaggagaggtggtggtgaggcgtatgttccacaaccatacgctcctcaggatgaggtacaaccacaaatttatgctgaggagttcatttccctcaacgaccaaggtatcctatacaattttgatgaccaAGCGGCCCTTActcagcaagtacatctctgctctgacaacatcgacaatattgtggcccgagggtatttgtacgagcatgtgggtgtgatcaaagttcactgccaggattacgatgattcacatgctcggatcatggttacggaaatcctgcaagaggacgctgaaatcccagtcccaCTTGAAGAGttcagatatgttagggacgtgtaccagatgttccttccttggcctaaacacttaattttaacaaccgaggtaacttctcaactgaaattaattattaatgattagtggagtttgaatatcttaaatattcatccgtagtgaagtaggttcgcGAATATATGTCtttgcggtgggatggatgaacaaactatcgttgtatatgtgttatttgtcgttatacagccaTGTTCTAAATTTTTGGgatcattcaat includes:
- the LOC133030545 gene encoding uncharacterized protein LOC133030545; protein product: MVNVREAVKKDLEVADPPRHRVWIKSRTKSRKLVTDYDKEIAEKIAQLEEKLSQGQIQVQGQNDILTQALGTPEHPGRVVAAGYAITSNVPDRGISTVLQEEKGSAYVPQPYAPQDEVQPQIYAEEFISLNDQGILYNFDDQAALTQQVHLCSDNIDNIVARGYLYEHVGVIKVHCQDYDDSHARIMVTEILQEDAEIPVPLEEFRYVRDVYQMFLPWPKHLILTTEGPLAQPPSRRDASKGKAPMLSPQSRGDSLHRVPASFYAGEDLRSCYV